The Candidatus Krumholzibacteriota bacterium DNA segment ATCAAGGAGACCAATATACTGCCGGCGATCTGCGGCCGTGTCTGTCCGCAGGAGGAACAGTGTCAGAAGGGGTGCGTGGTCGGTAAAAGCCGCAAGTCGGTCAATGAAGCGGTTCAGATAGGTAAACTCGAGCGGTTTGTCGCTGATTACCAGATGGCAAACTGCGAGCCGGAGACACCGGAGATCAAACCTTCAACCGGAAAGAAAGTGGCTATCGTCGGTGCCGGCCCCGCCGGACTGACTGTGGCTGCCGATGTCCGGAGGGAAGGGCATGATGTGACTGTGTTTGAAGCACTCCACAAACCGGGTGGAGTCCTTATCTATGGTATCCCGGAATTTCGTCTGCCCAAGGCGATAGTTGAAAGGGAAGTCGAGAACCTTAAGGCTATGGGCGTCGAGATGAAATACAACATGGTCATTGGAAAGATATTTTCAATCGATGAGCTTCTCGAAGGGGATTATGACGCCGTATTCGTGGCTACCGGCGCGGGACTGCCGATGTTCATGCGTCTCGACGGCGAGAATCTGAACGGAGTCTATTCAGCGAATGAATTTCTTACCAGGGCGAACCTGATGAAGGCATATTCCTTTCCCGAGACGGATACGCCTATTGCCAGGTCGAAGAATGTCGCTGTCTTCGGAGGAGGCAATGTGGCGATGGATTCGGCCAGGACAGCTTTGAGGCTTGGGGCGGAGAACGTCTATCTGGTATATCGCAGATCGAAAGCGGAGATGCCAGCCAGGGTCGAGGAAGTCCACCATGCCGAAGAGGAAGGCGTGCAATTCCTGCTTTTACAGAACCCGATCAGGTTGATCGGAGATGACAAGGGATGGATCAGGCAGGTCGAATGCATCAAGATGGAACTGGGCGAACCGGATGATTCGGGAAGACGCCGCCCGGTACCGATCGAGAACAGCGAGTTCACGATCGATGTCGATACGGTGATAGTATCGATCGGGAATTCCTCAAACCCTCTTATTCCGGATACTACTCCCGATATCGAGACTAACAGGTGGGGGAACATAATCGCGGATGAAGTCACGATGAAGACGAGTAAAAAAGGAGTATTTGCCGGAGGAGATATTGTGCTGGGGGCTGCGACGGTGATTCTCGCGATGGGCCAGGGCAGGCTCGCCGCTATGGCTATCAATGAATATCTTGAGACCGGTCAGTGGTAGATATCAGATCAGACGTGGTTGAAGAAAGAAGGATCAAATATTAATAGCCGTCCGGGTTACGGGCGGCTATTATGATGATGGCCGCTGGATGGAGCAGATTTTCACCTTGAGATTTGCTGTTATGTAAGGCCTGATTACACAATGGTTTGGAGCCTGTTGACATGAGATGGAAAGAAATCAATAAAAGTATCAGGGTGAGAACCGCAATAGAAAGATTAAGACTGACTGTAAGGGGGCGCGTGCAGGGAGTGGGATTCCGTCCGTCGGTCTTCCGTTTTGCCGCCGAGGCCGGGGTGACTGGAACAGTAAGGAATACGAATAGTGGAGTCATCATAGAGATAGAGGGGGAACCGGGAGCTATAGACCATTTCGGTACTTCTCTCACGGAACATCCGCCGCCTCTGGCCAGGCTCGATTCTGTCGATATCGAAATTGTTGAACCGGTGGGGGACAGGGAATTCGTTATCCTTGAGAGCGAGGAATCGGGCGATTCCGATACGATCTTTCCCGTCGACGCGGCGGTCTGCGGAGACTGCCTCGCCGAGATGAGAGATCCAAGGGACAGGCGTTACAGGTATCCATTCATCAACTGCACGAATTGCGGACCGAGATTTACGATCATCGAGGGATTGCCTTATGACAGACCTCTTACAACTATGAGCGATTTTGAGATGGACGCCCACTGCAGGGGGGAGTATACAGATCCTTCCGACAGGAGATTCCATGCAGAGCCTGTATCGTGCCCCGGATGCGGACCGAAGCTCTTGTTGATAGATGACAGGGGCGAAGCAATAGATGACGATCCGATAGACGGAGCGAGAAAGATAATTGCCGCGGGAGGCATTCTGGCGGTAAAGGGGCTCGGGGGGTATCACCTTGCCTGTCTCGCGACCGACGGTAAAGCTGTCGATCTGCTGCGGCAACGAAAAAGAAGGCCGGTAAAGCCATTCGCGCTTATGTTCAGGGATCTGGAAACAGTAAGGGAATTCTGCGTTGTGGGGGAGCGGGAGGCTCGACTTCTTGTTTCATCAGAAGCTCCGATCGTGATCCTGAGAAAATCCGGAGGAGGGCTTCCCGAAAATATAGCTCCCGGCAACGGATATCTGGGTGCTTTTCTGCCCTACACTCCGGTCCATCATCTTCTGATCGATGGTCTCGACCTGCTGATAATGACCTCTGCCAACTTTTCAGATGAACCGCTCATCTCGACGGAAGACGAACTTGAAGATATACTTGGGTCGATCGCCGACGCTGCGCTGATAAATGACAGAAAGATAGCCCATAAATGCGACGATTCGATCTTTTTCGTTCCTTCGGGGGCCGCTGTCCCGATACGAAGAGCGCGGGGGTATGTTCCGGAGCCGATAAGACTTCCGCAACTGGTATCGAGATCGATCCTCGGTACGGGGGGGCAGGAAAAGGGGACATTTACCCTGACTCGGGCTGAAATGGCTTTCGTTTCATCTCATCTCGGAGACCTGGGCGACCTCAGGGGGCAGCTTAACTACAGGGCAGAGTTCGAATCTTTCACCAGGATCCTCGGAATCAAACCGGAGATCGCGGTCTGCGACATGCATCCCGATTATTTTACGACGAGATTTGCCTCGGAACTGGGTTATCCAACTGTGATAAAGGTGCAACATCACCACGCGCACGCCGTGAGCGTGATGGTCGAACATGGTATTGACGAACCGGTTATCGGGGTCTCTTTCGACGGAACCGGATATGGGACTGATGGAAAGCTCTGGGGGGGAGAATTCATCCTCGCCCGGCACCACGATTTTACCAGGCTCGCGCACCTGGGATATATTCCCCTTCCCGGAGGGGCCGCGGCCGTGCGAGAACCATGGAGAATGGCCCTCATGTATCTACGATGTCTTTATGGTTGTGATCTTCTCGATCGAGCCGGTGAATTTCTGCCTCTTGAAAGGCTACCGGCCCGGGAGATCCTTCAGATGGCCGAACGCGGGATCAATTCGATCGAAACTTCCAGCATCGGCCGTCTTTTCGACGCCGTGGCGTCGCTGCTCAATTGTGGACACAGGGTCAGCTATGAGGCTGAAGCGGCTGTAAGACTGGAGGAACTTGCTCTCAACGCTGGTACGACCGAGCGGCATTATACTTTCGATACTACATCGGGCGATCCGGTCAGGATAGATCCATCCCCGGTGATAAAAGGAATCATCGAGGATCTCAGGGGAGGAAAAAGCCGCCAGGAGATCGCCGCGGTGTTTCATAATTCTGTGGCGCGTCTCGTGGTCGATCTTTCATACAATCTCTGTAAGAAAACTCAATGCGGAAAGGTCGTCCTGTCGGGGGGAGTATTCCAGAATAGATATCTGTGCGAGAGAATATCAAGACTGGCGGACGGAATACCCCCGGTCTTCTATCAGCACAGGATCGTTCCTCCGAACGACGGGGGAATATCCCTAGGGCAGGTACAGGCCGGCGTTGCAAAAATAATAAAGGGAATGATCTGACCCCGGGATGTGGCGGAACCGGTCCGTTCCCGGTATCATGAAGGGAGTTGGCAAGGCAATGACAGGCAGTAATGGCGAAAAGATCCTTCTGGCTCATGGCGGCGGAGGGATCCTCATGAAGGAACTGGTACGTTTCATCCTCGAGAGGCTTGGGGTGAAAAACGATCTGCCTCTCCAAGACAGCGCGATAATAGAGTCTTTTCCAGGAAAGATAGCGTTTACCACCGATTCTTTCGTGATCGATCCGGTATTTTTCCCCGGGGGAGATATCGGTCACCTCGCCGTCTGCGGGACGGTGAACGACCTGGCTGTCTGTGGAGCCGTTCCCCTGGCTATATCACTCTCTTTCATAATAGAGGAGGGGTTCGCGATGGCTGATCTCGGCAGAATAGTCGATTCTATAAGAATGACGTCTGAAGAAGCCGGGATATCGGTCATAACTGGAGATACAAAAGTCGTTGAAAAAGGCAAAGTTGACGGGATATTCATCAATACTGCCGGCATCGGCAATATCCCGGACGGGATCGGACTCTCATCGGCTTCAGCCAGACCGGGGGATGTAGTGATAATCAACGGGACTATCGGCGATCACGGACTTGCCATCCTGAGCATGCGCGAAAACCTCGATTTCGGTAGCGCCCTTGAAAGTGACACTGCTCCACTGTCGACTTTGATAGTCCCTCTTCTGAAAGAGACAGATGGGATAAGGGTGATGCGCGACGCGACGAGGGGAGGTCTTGCGGCAGTGCTCAACGAGATTGCCGAAGATTCAGATGTATGTATAGAGATCGAAGAAGCGTCGATTCCTCTGAGGGATGCCGTCCGAAAGGGCTGCGAACTTATGGGATACGAGCCTCTGCACATCGCGAACGAGGGCAAGTTCGTCACAATCGTCGATCCCGGTCATGCCGGTGAAGTACTCGACAGGATGAGGAGGCACCCGCTTGGGAAGGATGCGGCGGTAATCGGATCTGTCAGGATGTCTCCCGGAGGGCATGTCATCATGAAGACTTTACTGGGGGGAGAAAGGGTCGTCGATATTCCCTACGGTGACCTGCTTCCGAGAATCTGCTGAAAGACCTGTATATAAGAAAGGAGCGGAAAGGTCGCGGTGATTCACCCGGAAGTGATCATAATGGCAGGCTGAGTCTTTTCTTTCCCGGAACCAGCGGTGAGGTTCATGCACGGGCAGGATTTCAGCAGGTTGTGAAAAAGTTGAGTCCTGTTATCGACCCCGAATTTTCTGTATATCTTCCACAGGTGATTTTTGACCGTCTTTTCGCTGATCTCCAGTTCTTCCGCTATCTCCCTGTTGTTGAATCCCCGCAGCATCGTATGAAGGATCTCGTTTTCCCTTCTGGAAAGGTCTTTCCCGGCGGGAATCCCTTCACGAGGGGAAGAAAGCCGTTTGACTTTCAATGGCGAATTCCGTTTTATCAATTCCCGGTTCTCTCTTAGAAGAAAAGAAGTTATCTCATCTATCCGCTCGATCTCATCTATGCTGTCGACGAAATAGGAACACCCCGAATTCAGAGCCTGGCGAAGCGTCGATCGACTGGCGTCTATCTCGATGATGATCGTAGACGGCACATGTTCGAGCCTATTGGCAAGATCGAGGAGTTCAAGGACATTGTCGAGGTCGAGCTCCCCGGCGAGAATGAAGACATCGAATATCTCGCTTTCGAGCAGCTGTCCTGCTTCACCGGGAGTCTGGGCGGTATAGGGCTGATTCTCGCCTGCTCCAAGCCGCTTCCCGATCAGGTCGACCATAGCTCTGTTATGGCTGTATATCAGAATTTTCTCATCACGCATTCTCAACTCCCTGTCCTGTGACATTTATTCGGACAGAGTGGAGGTTTCTTTAGCAAAAGATCTCATCTTCGGGTGGGGATTTCTACGGTCCACGATATTCTTGCCGGCGCCAGGGATATCGTGTATCCTGCCGGTATGTTCGATTATCATATGCATGGAGAATTCTGTGGACATGCCGAGGGGCCTCTTGAGGATTATGTGCTTGCTGCCATAGAAAGGAATATCTTCGAGATAGGATTCAGCGCGCATCTTCCACTCGTTACAGCTCCCGATCCATACCATGCCATGGTGGAAGAAAGACTACCCGACTACGTCAGGATTGTCAGAGACCTTTCCCGCAAATACAGTGGAATTATGACGATCCGGCTGGGGATCGAAGCCGACTACTTCCCCGGTCTGGAGGATAAGACAGGGAGACTCCTTCAAAGCGCACCTTTCGACTATGTTCTTGGATCGGTGCATTTTCTCGGGGATTGGCATTTTACAAGCATGTCAGGGCGGGGAAAATATGCTGAAATGGATCCCGAAGCGGTCATCCCGGCCTATTTTGGTCTCGTGGGACGATTGATCAATAGCGGACTTTTCGATATCCTCGCTCATCCTGACGCGATCATCAAAGAGGATTTCAGACCGGTCGCAGAGATGACCCCCTTTTATTCATCTATCGCTGAGATGCTCGCGCGGGCGGGAATGTCGATAGAAGTCAATACAGCCGGGCTTCGGCGCGGAGCGGGAAAGATATACCCGGATTTTGAATTTCTCAGGAAATGCGTCGAAGCCGATGTTCCGGTGACACTTGGATCGGACGCCCATAGACCTTCGGATGTCGGTCGCGATTTCGACCTTGCCTTTGAACTTCTTGCCGAGGCGGGAGTCAATTCCCTTGCCGTATGGAAGAATCGCCGAATGACGATGCGCCCGATAGATAGAAAAGGCTGGCCGGAAAAACAGGCGTAAAGAACAGGGTCGATAAGAGGCGTTCAATCTTGACAGTTTTATTTACAGAGGGTATGTTGCAGTAACTGAAATCTGGATTATCGATAATGAAAGGGGGGAGAAGGAGCCTGAAGCTCTTTCGCAACAGGTGAAAGAAGGAAAAATAATAAAGGAAGGCCTTACCTTCGATGACGTCCTCCTGATCCCTGCGAAATCGAAGGTCCATCCGCAGAAAGTCGATCTGAAGACTGATCTCACGCGCAAGATAAAGAT contains these protein-coding regions:
- a CDS encoding response regulator transcription factor, with amino-acid sequence MVDLIGKRLGAGENQPYTAQTPGEAGQLLESEIFDVFILAGELDLDNVLELLDLANRLEHVPSTIIIEIDASRSTLRQALNSGCSYFVDSIDEIERIDEITSFLLRENRELIKRNSPLKVKRLSSPREGIPAGKDLSRRENEILHTMLRGFNNREIAEELEISEKTVKNHLWKIYRKFGVDNRTQLFHNLLKSCPCMNLTAGSGKEKTQPAIMITSG
- a CDS encoding histidinol-phosphatase HisJ family protein; this encodes MGISTVHDILAGARDIVYPAGMFDYHMHGEFCGHAEGPLEDYVLAAIERNIFEIGFSAHLPLVTAPDPYHAMVEERLPDYVRIVRDLSRKYSGIMTIRLGIEADYFPGLEDKTGRLLQSAPFDYVLGSVHFLGDWHFTSMSGRGKYAEMDPEAVIPAYFGLVGRLINSGLFDILAHPDAIIKEDFRPVAEMTPFYSSIAEMLARAGMSIEVNTAGLRRGAGKIYPDFEFLRKCVEADVPVTLGSDAHRPSDVGRDFDLAFELLAEAGVNSLAVWKNRRMTMRPIDRKGWPEKQA
- the hypF gene encoding carbamoyltransferase HypF, translated to MRWKEINKSIRVRTAIERLRLTVRGRVQGVGFRPSVFRFAAEAGVTGTVRNTNSGVIIEIEGEPGAIDHFGTSLTEHPPPLARLDSVDIEIVEPVGDREFVILESEESGDSDTIFPVDAAVCGDCLAEMRDPRDRRYRYPFINCTNCGPRFTIIEGLPYDRPLTTMSDFEMDAHCRGEYTDPSDRRFHAEPVSCPGCGPKLLLIDDRGEAIDDDPIDGARKIIAAGGILAVKGLGGYHLACLATDGKAVDLLRQRKRRPVKPFALMFRDLETVREFCVVGEREARLLVSSEAPIVILRKSGGGLPENIAPGNGYLGAFLPYTPVHHLLIDGLDLLIMTSANFSDEPLISTEDELEDILGSIADAALINDRKIAHKCDDSIFFVPSGAAVPIRRARGYVPEPIRLPQLVSRSILGTGGQEKGTFTLTRAEMAFVSSHLGDLGDLRGQLNYRAEFESFTRILGIKPEIAVCDMHPDYFTTRFASELGYPTVIKVQHHHAHAVSVMVEHGIDEPVIGVSFDGTGYGTDGKLWGGEFILARHHDFTRLAHLGYIPLPGGAAAVREPWRMALMYLRCLYGCDLLDRAGEFLPLERLPAREILQMAERGINSIETSSIGRLFDAVASLLNCGHRVSYEAEAAVRLEELALNAGTTERHYTFDTTSGDPVRIDPSPVIKGIIEDLRGGKSRQEIAAVFHNSVARLVVDLSYNLCKKTQCGKVVLSGGVFQNRYLCERISRLADGIPPVFYQHRIVPPNDGGISLGQVQAGVAKIIKGMI
- the gltA gene encoding NADPH-dependent glutamate synthase, whose product is MEDKKLTPKERLQIPPQPMREQAPGDRVRNVAEVPFGFTEEQAKIEASRCLQCKTAPCVAGCPVEIDIPAFIQLISDGDFEGAANKIKETNILPAICGRVCPQEEQCQKGCVVGKSRKSVNEAVQIGKLERFVADYQMANCEPETPEIKPSTGKKVAIVGAGPAGLTVAADVRREGHDVTVFEALHKPGGVLIYGIPEFRLPKAIVEREVENLKAMGVEMKYNMVIGKIFSIDELLEGDYDAVFVATGAGLPMFMRLDGENLNGVYSANEFLTRANLMKAYSFPETDTPIARSKNVAVFGGGNVAMDSARTALRLGAENVYLVYRRSKAEMPARVEEVHHAEEEGVQFLLLQNPIRLIGDDKGWIRQVECIKMELGEPDDSGRRRPVPIENSEFTIDVDTVIVSIGNSSNPLIPDTTPDIETNRWGNIIADEVTMKTSKKGVFAGGDIVLGAATVILAMGQGRLAAMAINEYLETGQW
- the hypE gene encoding hydrogenase expression/formation protein HypE — encoded protein: MTGSNGEKILLAHGGGGILMKELVRFILERLGVKNDLPLQDSAIIESFPGKIAFTTDSFVIDPVFFPGGDIGHLAVCGTVNDLAVCGAVPLAISLSFIIEEGFAMADLGRIVDSIRMTSEEAGISVITGDTKVVEKGKVDGIFINTAGIGNIPDGIGLSSASARPGDVVIINGTIGDHGLAILSMRENLDFGSALESDTAPLSTLIVPLLKETDGIRVMRDATRGGLAAVLNEIAEDSDVCIEIEEASIPLRDAVRKGCELMGYEPLHIANEGKFVTIVDPGHAGEVLDRMRRHPLGKDAAVIGSVRMSPGGHVIMKTLLGGERVVDIPYGDLLPRIC